One bacterium genomic window carries:
- a CDS encoding YjgP/YjgQ family permease — translation MTEMTLFRYLTREFIPPFFFSLSLIVFLFVLNLVFTMLGRIVGKGLSVLTVLEFFGLNLAWMLALAVPMAVLVAVLSAYGRLSSDNEVTALRSSGVGPWQMITPAILFGVVSAVGLAYFNNEILPDLNYRSRQLQTDIKRLKPAMILEPGVFLTDIPGHVLYARQVDNETSQIHDVVVYEDDDPRFSGTVLADNGKLKYEEWFEGFEFKLNDGEILRSDRARPGEHHRIAFKDAVFRIHAPDMSLRRTSTEWRGDREMNVTQLRQRIKQYQENDAEKNAKNISRLRVEIHKKFSIPAACLIFAALGGLLGQMVRRSGIGVSAGYSMAFFLIYWVFLIAGEDLADRGTVSPASAMWAPNVLFALVTFYLWWRQRRSGQGLFG, via the coding sequence TTGACCGAAATGACTCTCTTCCGCTACCTGACCCGGGAGTTTATCCCACCCTTTTTCTTCAGCCTGTCGCTGATTGTTTTCCTGTTTGTCCTGAACCTGGTCTTTACGATGTTAGGCCGGATTGTCGGCAAAGGGCTGTCCGTGTTGACGGTATTGGAGTTTTTCGGGCTGAACCTGGCGTGGATGCTGGCTTTGGCCGTACCGATGGCCGTTTTGGTCGCGGTGCTGTCCGCCTACGGCAGGCTGTCCTCCGACAATGAAGTCACGGCGCTGCGGTCATCGGGTGTCGGCCCGTGGCAAATGATAACTCCGGCCATTCTCTTTGGTGTCGTCTCCGCGGTGGGATTGGCCTATTTCAATAACGAAATCCTGCCCGACCTCAACTATCGTTCGCGGCAACTGCAGACCGATATCAAGCGATTGAAGCCCGCCATGATTCTTGAGCCCGGCGTGTTTCTAACCGACATTCCCGGGCACGTGCTGTATGCGCGGCAGGTGGACAACGAAACATCGCAAATTCATGACGTCGTCGTGTACGAAGACGATGATCCGCGTTTCAGCGGCACGGTGCTGGCCGACAACGGAAAACTGAAATATGAGGAGTGGTTCGAGGGGTTCGAGTTCAAATTGAACGACGGCGAGATTCTACGTTCCGACCGCGCGCGCCCGGGTGAACATCACCGGATTGCGTTCAAGGACGCGGTGTTTCGCATTCATGCTCCGGACATGTCCTTGCGCAGAACCAGCACGGAGTGGCGGGGCGATCGCGAAATGAACGTCACGCAGTTGCGGCAACGGATTAAACAGTATCAGGAAAACGACGCGGAAAAGAATGCCAAGAATATCTCACGGCTGCGCGTTGAGATTCACAAGAAATTTTCGATACCGGCGGCCTGCTTGATTTTCGCCGCGCTTGGCGGGTTACTCGGTCAGATGGTGCGGAGATCAGGCATTGGTGTGTCTGCGGGTTACAGCATGGCTTTCTTCCTGATCTACTGGGTCTTTCTGATTGCAGGTGAAGACTTGGCCGATCGGGGCACCGTAAGTCCTGCGTCCGCCATGTGGGCACCGAATGTCCTGTTTGCCTTGGTGACATTCTACTTGTGGTGGCGGCAGCGAAGGTCGGGACAAGGATTGTTTGGATAA
- a CDS encoding dihydrofolate reductase, with translation MRKVILFAASSLDGFIARPDGAIDWLFQEGDYGFSEFVSTVDAVVLGRKTYEVAQALGDDTLTAGEHWVVSRTPEAYKGSKARFGSLAQVGEWLKSSESEKAVWLIGGGELTTAFLDNGWLHEIVLAIHPRLLGQGIPVSPGLMRDAVLKYTKHKAYDNGLLQVWYDVVS, from the coding sequence ATGCGGAAGGTCATCCTGTTCGCCGCCTCCAGTCTGGATGGCTTCATTGCCCGACCGGATGGTGCCATTGACTGGCTGTTTCAAGAGGGTGATTATGGCTTTTCGGAATTCGTCAGCACGGTGGATGCCGTTGTGCTTGGTCGCAAGACCTACGAGGTCGCGCAAGCGCTTGGCGATGATACGCTGACCGCTGGAGAACACTGGGTGGTCAGCCGGACTCCTGAGGCCTACAAAGGCAGTAAGGCGAGGTTTGGCAGTCTGGCTCAGGTCGGCGAGTGGCTGAAGTCGTCGGAGAGCGAAAAAGCCGTCTGGCTGATTGGCGGCGGAGAACTGACCACTGCATTTCTTGACAACGGCTGGCTGCATGAAATCGTGCTCGCAATTCATCCGCGTCTGCTCGGTCAGGGAATTCCCGTCAGTCCGGGTTTGATGCGCGACGCCGTGCTGAAGTACACGAAGCACAAGGCCTATGACAACGGTCTGTTGCAAGTCTGGTATGATGTGGTTTCCTGA
- a CDS encoding UDP-2,3-diacylglucosamine diphosphatase, with amino-acid sequence MHIPPTEHLTLNPPVYFVSDAHLGAEPEPVASTQLSRLLKLVNLVRERNGTLIINGDLFDFWYEWKTVIPKRFFKILRALQEATESGTAIHLLAGNHDFRLKGFLECEIGLVTHQDSLTVQIANRRTLVFHGDGLLAGDHGYRLLKKVLRSPVAQRLFLWLHPDLGMWLARGTSKQSRNATKGNPSEDADYINFAASVLAGDIDDVVLGHAHRPMSLDLPGGRYVNLGDWIYHYTYAVHDGKQLQLLIWDETTGALS; translated from the coding sequence ATGCACATTCCGCCAACCGAGCACCTGACTCTGAATCCGCCGGTTTACTTCGTTTCGGATGCCCACCTCGGGGCTGAACCAGAGCCCGTGGCGTCGACGCAGCTGTCTCGGCTGCTCAAATTAGTAAATCTGGTCAGAGAGAGAAACGGTACATTGATTATCAATGGCGACCTGTTTGACTTCTGGTACGAATGGAAAACTGTTATACCCAAGCGCTTCTTCAAAATTCTTCGCGCGCTTCAGGAAGCCACGGAGAGTGGAACCGCCATTCATTTATTGGCCGGGAACCACGATTTTCGGCTCAAGGGTTTTCTCGAATGCGAAATTGGACTGGTCACTCATCAGGACTCCCTCACCGTGCAAATTGCAAACCGCAGAACCCTTGTCTTTCATGGTGACGGACTGCTCGCCGGTGACCACGGCTACCGTCTGCTGAAAAAAGTCCTCCGAAGTCCTGTGGCACAGCGATTGTTTCTCTGGTTGCATCCGGACCTCGGCATGTGGCTGGCAAGGGGAACGTCCAAGCAGAGTCGGAATGCCACAAAAGGCAATCCGTCCGAAGATGCCGACTACATTAATTTTGCGGCCTCTGTCTTGGCAGGAGACATCGATGATGTTGTCCTGGGACACGCGCACCGTCCGATGAGCCTGGACCTGCCCGGCGGACGATATGTCAATTTAGGCGATTGGATTTATCACTATACGTACGCCGTTCATGACGGAAAGCAGCTGCAGCTCTTGATATGGGACGAGACGACGGGAGCGCTTAGCTGA
- a CDS encoding response regulator produces the protein MTSDREVLIVDDDASARETLAAVLSEHGFAVHQTADGPAALKILNSNRGIRVLLTDVRLPGMNGIELLAKVRVADPSVHVILVTAYAQRNLALRALKHGAAEFLPKPVDAATLLRVVERCFYRSRLDKLAAIGKEALGRLKSRAILCTTEGKVVSSAPDIAALVMDAGQLNAGEYVWDALGWVELRELFEKDFAGPIVIPRQDVSVQVQRLLLDEGVNQVVLVLTDISGLRQVQRDLLSVTQDIEARVSERTRFLSEEIEFNDRLLDTADVLIAYVNPDGRLERWNKFAVDLTGLTFEEASLELAELYRDRRSPLAEIFDPYWEHEITARIAPFSGPEGTSRLLAWSARRFREAPGRFGRLIVGMDVTEQKQLESTLQHYNAYLEDIVRQRSRELKTKNAQLIHTARLASLGEMVGSIAHEMKQPLNVIAITSDLIKLLRKNGKLNDELLESNLEKIRMTVERMSDTINHLRGFTHVDSTMFKRLTLKEVVDGAITLVGEQIRQDDVDLIVEMSNPAASFRGDRNQIEQVLINLMVNGRDAILDAVAAKSVDPANRSITIRQAETENQNWIGIEVVDYGTGMAPEVVRHIFEPFYTTKDSSRGTGLGLSICLNIVRAHGGDIEVESSPGQGSVFRILLPVDLEAELAQERR, from the coding sequence ATGACATCTGACCGCGAAGTCCTGATTGTTGACGACGACGCTTCGGCTCGCGAAACGCTGGCTGCCGTGCTCTCCGAGCACGGCTTTGCCGTGCATCAGACCGCCGACGGGCCTGCGGCACTCAAAATCCTGAATTCCAACCGCGGCATACGGGTTCTGCTTACTGACGTGCGACTGCCGGGCATGAACGGAATCGAATTGCTGGCCAAGGTGAGGGTTGCAGATCCCTCTGTTCATGTGATTCTTGTTACCGCATATGCCCAGCGAAATTTGGCGCTCCGCGCCCTCAAGCATGGAGCCGCCGAGTTCCTGCCCAAACCAGTCGATGCTGCCACTCTCTTGCGGGTCGTTGAAAGGTGTTTCTACAGGTCCCGGCTGGACAAGTTGGCCGCTATCGGCAAGGAGGCATTGGGCAGGCTGAAGAGCCGTGCGATTCTCTGCACAACTGAGGGTAAGGTTGTCTCGTCTGCTCCCGATATCGCAGCGTTAGTCATGGACGCAGGACAGTTGAATGCCGGAGAATATGTCTGGGATGCTTTGGGGTGGGTCGAACTTCGCGAGTTGTTTGAAAAAGATTTCGCTGGACCTATCGTCATACCGCGGCAAGATGTTTCTGTGCAAGTCCAAAGGTTACTGCTCGACGAAGGTGTCAATCAGGTCGTTCTGGTACTCACGGACATTTCAGGTCTTAGACAGGTTCAGCGTGACCTTCTTTCCGTCACCCAGGATATTGAGGCACGAGTCTCAGAGCGTACTCGGTTTCTGAGTGAGGAAATCGAGTTTAACGACCGTCTGCTCGACACCGCCGATGTCCTGATTGCCTATGTCAACCCGGATGGAAGACTCGAACGCTGGAACAAGTTTGCCGTAGACCTGACCGGACTTACATTTGAAGAAGCAAGCTTGGAGCTTGCCGAACTCTATCGAGATAGACGTTCACCGCTTGCTGAAATCTTTGACCCTTATTGGGAGCACGAGATTACCGCTCGCATCGCGCCGTTTTCAGGTCCAGAAGGCACCTCGCGGCTCCTCGCATGGAGTGCCCGTAGGTTCCGCGAGGCACCCGGCCGGTTTGGCCGGCTCATTGTGGGAATGGATGTCACCGAACAAAAACAGCTCGAGAGCACGCTTCAGCACTACAATGCCTACCTCGAGGATATCGTTAGACAGAGATCACGCGAATTGAAGACCAAAAACGCTCAACTCATTCACACCGCGCGCCTCGCCTCACTCGGCGAAATGGTAGGATCTATCGCGCACGAGATGAAGCAGCCCCTGAATGTCATTGCAATCACGTCTGATCTCATCAAGCTGCTTCGAAAGAACGGCAAGCTGAATGACGAACTCCTTGAGAGCAACCTTGAGAAGATTCGCATGACCGTCGAGAGAATGTCGGATACAATAAATCATCTCCGCGGCTTCACGCACGTCGACTCCACGATGTTCAAACGGTTGACCCTCAAAGAAGTCGTGGACGGTGCAATCACGCTTGTCGGCGAACAAATCCGGCAGGATGATGTTGACCTCATTGTCGAGATGAGTAACCCTGCGGCGTCTTTCAGAGGTGACAGAAACCAGATTGAACAAGTGCTGATTAATCTCATGGTGAATGGGCGCGATGCGATTCTTGATGCAGTTGCTGCGAAATCTGTCGATCCTGCGAACCGATCCATCACCATTCGACAGGCGGAAACCGAAAATCAAAACTGGATTGGAATTGAAGTCGTAGATTATGGAACCGGAATGGCTCCTGAAGTTGTCCGGCATATCTTCGAACCGTTCTACACGACAAAGGATTCTTCACGCGGAACGGGCTTGGGATTGTCTATATGTTTGAATATTGTCCGCGCACATGGCGGGGACATTGAAGTTGAATCTTCTCCCGGGCAGGGCAGTGTCTTTCGTATCCTGCTGCCCGTTGACCTGGAAGCTGAACTTGCTCAAGAACGGCGTTGA
- a CDS encoding response regulator, translating to METLKKKVLVVDDDEVIRDLLINFLKFSGYEGLGAPNGQKALEMVIADSPDMIITDIHMPLMNGFQLLRAVKRVNPDLPVIFITGFAHFRRFFADKTARADGFLEKPFSLESIDGLVKKYL from the coding sequence ATGGAAACCCTGAAGAAAAAAGTTCTTGTTGTTGATGATGACGAAGTCATTCGTGATCTGCTGATCAATTTCCTGAAGTTCTCAGGCTATGAAGGTCTCGGTGCGCCAAACGGACAGAAGGCGCTTGAAATGGTCATCGCGGATTCCCCGGACATGATCATCACCGACATCCACATGCCCCTGATGAACGGATTTCAGCTTCTGCGTGCCGTCAAGCGCGTGAATCCCGACTTGCCCGTCATCTTCATTACTGGCTTTGCGCACTTCCGCCGTTTCTTTGCCGACAAGACTGCCAGAGCCGACGGTTTCCTCGAAAAACCGTTCTCTCTCGAGTCTATCGACGGGCTGGTCAAGAAGTACTTGTAA
- a CDS encoding DUF4260 domain-containing protein, giving the protein MLSFPRTLLHLEGLAVFVLSLLVYSTLAGSWTQFALLFLTPDLFMLGYLLNKRVGAVCYNLAHTYVAALGIIAIGYFDGNSFLLAFGVIVTAHIGFDRMLGFGLKYPTGFKDTHFQRV; this is encoded by the coding sequence TTGTTAAGTTTTCCACGCACCCTCCTGCACCTTGAAGGCCTCGCTGTATTTGTTCTGAGTCTTCTGGTCTATTCCACTCTTGCCGGGTCGTGGACGCAATTCGCGCTACTGTTTCTGACGCCTGACCTGTTCATGCTGGGCTATCTGCTCAATAAGCGAGTCGGCGCCGTTTGTTACAACCTAGCCCACACATATGTAGCTGCACTGGGCATCATCGCAATCGGATACTTCGACGGCAACAGCTTTTTGCTGGCCTTCGGAGTCATCGTTACTGCTCATATCGGGTTTGACCGGATGCTCGGGTTCGGCTTGAAATATCCGACCGGTTTTAAAGATACTCACTTTCAAAGAGTATGA
- a CDS encoding phosphatase PAP2 family protein, with the protein MTAELTWFEQWDRGVFGMINQMFTSSFFDAIMPLISDLKLWMIPLGILWLIFVIRTNRKGRIVALCCFLVVAATDQLAATIIKPAVARIRPCNVIPQTHFYEEDKDNWIYTDKFGMTTYKSSYSFPSNHAANMAGQAIYWSYFYPQVSPILIAGALAVGYSRVYLGYHYPSDVAAGYLLGIFVALVVAWPLRVWILPDE; encoded by the coding sequence GTGACTGCAGAACTGACGTGGTTTGAACAATGGGATCGCGGTGTGTTCGGGATGATAAACCAGATGTTTACCAGCTCGTTCTTTGATGCGATTATGCCCTTGATTTCTGACCTCAAACTGTGGATGATTCCACTCGGTATTCTCTGGCTGATCTTTGTGATTAGAACAAACCGGAAAGGGAGGATAGTGGCGCTATGCTGCTTCCTCGTTGTTGCTGCAACCGATCAGCTTGCCGCGACAATTATAAAGCCGGCCGTCGCCCGTATCCGGCCTTGTAATGTGATTCCGCAAACGCACTTCTATGAGGAAGACAAGGACAACTGGATTTATACCGATAAGTTCGGCATGACCACGTACAAGTCTTCCTACAGCTTCCCGTCTAACCATGCGGCGAACATGGCGGGTCAAGCGATCTACTGGAGCTATTTCTACCCGCAGGTAAGCCCGATCCTTATTGCCGGTGCTCTGGCAGTGGGTTACAGCCGCGTGTACTTGGGCTATCACTATCCGTCCGATGTGGCCGCCGGCTACCTGCTCGGCATCTTCGTTGCACTGGTAGTAGCCTGGCCTCTGCGAGTCTGGATTCTGCCCGACGAATAG
- a CDS encoding PAS domain S-box protein, producing MDRTRLRVPFNGRSGGLAPLLIVIPEEDIRSQVRASLEDIEGIEIHFAATAHEAIRFIKQRIPAAVLAEVSLTDLDGFRLCKLLRLPLVSGSDQIPVILISCAYRDVLAEHVARKAHAFAFLKLPGDTHLLPRTVELALRRLLPGPGDSQLLGQKGEVHIVCDDNALAHAISTAIEMDHWHSTRFRSLSDMAASWDKVRPQVVFVDVPVRGTLDWSSIFSGEEFDRPVVVALLRRPEPDGLIELMEHGVDDYLSLPCDAAKFVEACRNARVKYNFRSTYREFNEQLLKLRKVSEYLELVITNSHEAIFTCDESGIVRLWNKGAERVYGYTSDEIVGKNVDDYLNPPGFSRKSPNVVRLLQQRGSMTDPEVQRQRKGGEVFPVSATYTLLTDGNGKTLGFSVIERDVTPIKALENEKIKSARLRAITQTAVTANDHINTPLGIILGYAQFLELKLDSADPQDKAALEVIQQQVHKIKGIMNKLKLISDPIVKNYSIEGVTMLDLSKSQLSNETSN from the coding sequence GTGGACAGAACGAGACTCCGAGTACCGTTTAACGGACGATCCGGCGGGCTTGCGCCGTTGCTCATTGTCATTCCGGAAGAAGATATTCGTTCACAAGTCAGAGCGTCGCTCGAGGATATCGAAGGCATTGAGATTCATTTCGCGGCGACTGCGCATGAGGCCATTCGCTTCATCAAGCAGCGAATTCCGGCGGCCGTTCTGGCAGAAGTCTCTCTTACGGATCTCGACGGTTTTCGCCTCTGCAAACTGCTGAGGCTGCCGCTGGTTTCAGGTTCCGACCAAATACCGGTCATCCTGATTTCGTGCGCGTATCGGGATGTCTTAGCCGAACACGTGGCTCGCAAGGCGCATGCGTTTGCTTTTCTCAAGCTTCCCGGGGACACCCACCTGCTCCCGAGAACCGTCGAGTTGGCTCTGCGACGCCTGTTGCCCGGGCCCGGTGATAGTCAGTTGCTTGGCCAGAAGGGCGAAGTGCATATCGTTTGCGATGACAATGCTCTCGCTCACGCAATTTCCACGGCGATTGAAATGGATCACTGGCATTCAACCCGGTTCCGTTCTCTCAGCGATATGGCAGCCTCCTGGGATAAGGTCAGACCACAAGTAGTTTTCGTGGATGTGCCCGTCCGCGGCACACTCGACTGGAGCAGCATCTTCAGCGGTGAAGAATTCGACCGCCCTGTTGTTGTCGCGCTCCTGCGCAGACCCGAACCTGACGGCCTGATTGAACTCATGGAGCATGGTGTGGATGACTACCTGTCTCTGCCGTGCGATGCAGCCAAATTCGTTGAAGCTTGTCGTAATGCGCGTGTCAAGTACAACTTTCGCAGCACGTACCGCGAGTTCAACGAGCAGCTCCTGAAACTGAGAAAGGTCTCGGAGTATCTTGAACTTGTCATTACGAATTCGCACGAGGCGATCTTTACGTGCGACGAATCGGGCATCGTCAGACTCTGGAATAAAGGTGCCGAACGGGTTTATGGCTACACGTCCGACGAGATTGTCGGCAAAAACGTGGACGATTATCTGAATCCGCCCGGTTTCTCACGGAAATCGCCTAACGTGGTTCGGCTGCTGCAGCAACGTGGTTCAATGACCGATCCCGAAGTGCAAAGGCAGCGTAAAGGCGGCGAAGTTTTTCCCGTCTCAGCAACCTACACGTTGCTCACCGACGGAAATGGCAAAACGTTGGGTTTCTCGGTTATCGAACGCGATGTTACGCCGATCAAGGCGCTCGAAAACGAGAAAATCAAATCGGCGCGACTGCGGGCGATCACCCAGACTGCCGTAACCGCCAACGACCACATTAACACACCACTGGGCATCATTCTCGGATATGCGCAGTTTCTGGAACTGAAACTTGATTCGGCAGACCCGCAGGACAAGGCGGCGCTTGAAGTCATTCAACAGCAAGTCCACAAGATCAAGGGAATTATGAACAAGCTGAAGCTGATCTCCGACCCGATTGTCAAGAACTATTCCATTGAAGGTGTGACCATGCTTGATCTGTCGAAATCGCAACTCTCTAACGAAACATCAAATTAA
- a CDS encoding DUF2200 domain-containing protein, which yields MDNHRIYAMSFASVYPLYIAKAEKKGRSKDEVDKIIRWLTGYTQKQLDALIEKKTNFENFFAQAPNLNPSRALITGVVCGVRVEEIKELLMREIRYLDKLVDELAKGKALEKILRK from the coding sequence ATGGACAACCATCGCATCTACGCAATGAGCTTCGCGAGTGTGTATCCCCTGTATATCGCCAAGGCGGAGAAAAAGGGGCGTTCAAAAGACGAAGTTGATAAAATTATCCGCTGGCTCACGGGATATACTCAGAAGCAATTGGATGCGCTGATTGAAAAGAAAACCAACTTTGAAAATTTCTTCGCGCAGGCGCCCAATCTCAACCCTTCGCGCGCATTGATAACTGGCGTGGTTTGCGGAGTCAGGGTGGAAGAAATCAAAGAGCTGCTGATGAGAGAGATTCGGTATCTTGACAAGCTCGTTGATGAACTTGCCAAGGGAAAAGCGCTTGAGAAAATCTTGCGAAAGTAA
- a CDS encoding SRPBCC domain-containing protein: MKKAHYSITINAPRDKVWRKLFDDDSYRIWTETFCTGSHYKGNWEKGSKILFLGPGEDGKLGGMVSRIAENKPNEFMSIEHLGMVNDGIEDTTSEDVKKWTPAFENYTLTDRSGATEVSIDIDVEDSWAEMFDQMWPSALAKLKEISEE; this comes from the coding sequence GTGAAGAAAGCGCACTATTCCATTACAATTAACGCGCCTCGGGACAAAGTTTGGCGCAAGCTCTTTGACGACGACTCCTACCGCATCTGGACAGAAACATTCTGCACGGGCTCGCATTACAAGGGGAATTGGGAGAAAGGCAGCAAGATTCTCTTTCTCGGGCCAGGGGAAGACGGGAAACTTGGCGGCATGGTTAGCCGCATTGCCGAGAACAAGCCTAACGAGTTCATGTCTATTGAGCATCTTGGCATGGTGAACGACGGAATAGAGGATACGACTAGCGAAGATGTCAAGAAGTGGACGCCCGCCTTTGAGAATTATACACTCACAGATCGCAGCGGCGCAACTGAAGTCTCGATCGACATAGACGTTGAAGACTCCTGGGCGGAAATGTTCGATCAAATGTGGCCAAGCGCGCTTGCAAAACTGAAAGAGATTTCAGAAGAGTAA
- a CDS encoding PBP1A family penicillin-binding protein, whose translation MATLVRKSVPAVVVVLAVLAVMIIGTWSFIAYLKTDLPSVEELENINPALATKILDRNGVLIKELFTQRRSYVPLRDMPPEVIQAFLATEDHKFYDHWGMRPAALGVAILKAIVTLDLHPRGASTITQQLAKNLYFGPQRKITRKLRELLTAVEIERYYSKDEILEMYLTQTYFGAGAYGIGAAAATYFSKSVPELNVNEAATLAAIPKSPTRYNPLQNPQNTLVRRNLVFGRMEDVGYITKAERDSLVDTPLPLHPSMDRTQEGIAPYFTENVRQELNRLGDRHGFDPLQDGLTVYTTLDAKLQKCAEDAVAKVLPELQDKVNEIHKITNVKLRLKEMYPDSNTAAIRRLASNKRLADSIATAELPVQVAFVALDPATGHILAMIGGRSFELSKFNRATQAVRQPGSCFKPFVYASAIDKGMPISEKVSNDEIVVTLENGDLWAPKNFSDEYGGIVDLRQALAKSLNVVSVRLIREHTNPRDVVELARGCGITTKLDPYDALALGASGVIPLDIVGAYQVFQTLGIWSKPIAVTGLDDQFGQTIEQFRNERKVVMSEETAFLVQSLMRSVSDHGTAASLRSKYEFRIPTAGKTGTTNDNTDAWFIGFTPHLLAGVWVGLDDPAKSLGRGQEGGKAALPIWAEFMLAAYQVMDYPESEFRVPRGITTADICVESGELATSGCDEIRTEYFASKSELPESCTIHGAFRTPRGRKQSLF comes from the coding sequence ATGGCGACATTGGTCAGGAAGTCCGTTCCGGCTGTCGTGGTTGTTCTCGCGGTTCTTGCCGTTATGATCATTGGTACTTGGTCCTTTATCGCGTATCTCAAAACCGATTTGCCGTCCGTTGAAGAGCTCGAGAACATCAACCCCGCGCTCGCGACCAAGATTCTCGACCGGAATGGTGTGCTCATCAAAGAACTCTTTACGCAACGGCGCTCCTATGTTCCGTTGCGGGATATGCCCCCTGAAGTAATACAGGCCTTTCTTGCGACCGAAGACCACAAGTTCTATGACCACTGGGGAATGAGACCTGCAGCCCTCGGTGTTGCGATTCTGAAAGCCATCGTAACACTCGACCTGCACCCGCGCGGCGCGTCTACAATCACTCAGCAGCTTGCCAAGAATCTCTATTTCGGCCCGCAGCGGAAGATTACACGAAAGCTCCGCGAACTGCTCACGGCAGTCGAAATTGAGCGCTACTACTCGAAAGACGAAATTCTCGAGATGTACCTAACCCAGACGTACTTTGGGGCAGGTGCATACGGCATTGGTGCTGCTGCGGCGACCTATTTCTCTAAGTCTGTCCCTGAACTGAATGTCAACGAGGCGGCCACGCTTGCGGCTATACCTAAATCGCCGACCCGTTACAATCCCCTCCAGAATCCGCAGAACACTCTTGTCCGGCGCAATCTCGTGTTTGGTAGAATGGAGGACGTGGGCTACATCACAAAAGCGGAGCGGGACAGTCTTGTGGACACTCCGTTGCCGCTGCATCCGTCCATGGACCGGACTCAAGAGGGAATTGCCCCGTACTTCACGGAGAATGTCAGACAGGAATTGAATCGACTCGGCGACCGCCACGGTTTCGATCCGCTGCAGGATGGGCTGACGGTCTACACCACGCTTGACGCCAAATTGCAAAAGTGCGCAGAAGATGCCGTCGCAAAGGTGCTTCCGGAATTGCAGGATAAAGTCAATGAGATTCACAAAATTACCAATGTGAAGCTCCGGCTCAAGGAGATGTACCCGGACTCGAATACAGCCGCGATTCGTAGGCTTGCGTCCAATAAGAGATTAGCCGATTCCATCGCGACCGCTGAGCTTCCGGTGCAGGTGGCATTTGTTGCCCTCGACCCCGCCACCGGACACATTCTTGCTATGATTGGCGGCCGTAGCTTCGAGCTCAGCAAGTTTAATCGCGCCACGCAAGCCGTTAGGCAGCCCGGCTCTTGTTTCAAGCCGTTTGTTTATGCATCGGCGATTGACAAGGGTATGCCGATATCGGAGAAGGTTTCAAATGATGAAATCGTCGTAACCCTTGAAAACGGTGACCTCTGGGCGCCCAAGAACTTCTCAGACGAATATGGCGGCATCGTGGACTTGAGGCAGGCGCTGGCGAAGTCGCTGAACGTGGTCAGCGTGCGGTTGATTCGCGAACATACGAATCCACGCGATGTTGTTGAACTTGCCAGAGGCTGCGGCATAACGACAAAGCTTGACCCGTATGATGCTCTTGCCTTGGGGGCTTCCGGAGTCATTCCTTTGGACATTGTTGGTGCCTATCAAGTGTTTCAGACGCTCGGCATTTGGTCCAAACCGATTGCCGTAACGGGACTCGATGACCAATTCGGTCAAACAATCGAACAGTTCAGGAACGAGCGTAAAGTCGTTATGTCCGAAGAGACAGCCTTTCTCGTGCAAAGTCTCATGCGGTCAGTCAGCGACCACGGCACCGCCGCATCGCTTCGTTCCAAGTATGAATTCCGTATCCCCACGGCCGGAAAGACCGGTACGACCAACGACAATACCGATGCATGGTTCATCGGCTTCACGCCGCATCTGCTGGCCGGTGTCTGGGTCGGACTCGATGACCCGGCAAAGTCGCTGGGACGGGGACAAGAGGGAGGTAAGGCCGCATTGCCGATTTGGGCTGAGTTCATGCTCGCGGCTTATCAAGTGATGGATTACCCCGAGTCCGAATTCAGAGTTCCGCGCGGCATCACTACTGCCGACATCTGCGTTGAATCCGGCGAGCTTGCCACGTCGGGCTGTGATGAAATCCGCACCGAGTACTTCGCTTCCAAGTCCGAATTGCCTGAGTCCTGCACGATTCACGGCGCGTTCCGGACTCCGAGGGGAAGGAAGCAAAGTCTGTTCTAA